In one Sandaracinaceae bacterium genomic region, the following are encoded:
- a CDS encoding SDR family oxidoreductase yields the protein MESIFRPGLFEGEVAIITGGGTGIGLLTAEELGRLGAKVAICGRRPEPLAAAAAQLEVLGIEVHQGTCDIREPESIDAMMTAIKERFGRVDILVNNAGGQFPSPAQMISPKGFGAVVRNNLLGTWNMTHAVANRFFIPQKRGRIVNIIAQIARGFPGMVHTGAARAGVENMTKTLAVEWAMHGVRVNAVAPGVIKTSGTRQYPPSLLENAIKACPVKRLGTGEEVTHLITYLCSTYADFITGQTMYIDGGASIWGEQWFIPEDVPQYPPYPVPED from the coding sequence ATGGAGAGTATCTTTCGGCCCGGTCTGTTCGAAGGTGAAGTCGCGATCATCACAGGTGGTGGGACGGGCATCGGCCTGCTCACGGCCGAGGAGCTGGGGCGCCTGGGCGCCAAGGTGGCCATCTGCGGCCGCCGCCCCGAGCCGCTCGCCGCGGCGGCCGCCCAGCTGGAGGTGCTGGGCATCGAGGTGCACCAGGGCACGTGCGACATCCGCGAACCCGAGTCCATCGACGCGATGATGACGGCCATCAAGGAGCGCTTCGGGCGCGTGGACATCCTGGTGAACAACGCCGGAGGCCAGTTCCCGAGCCCGGCGCAGATGATCTCCCCAAAGGGGTTCGGCGCCGTGGTGCGCAACAACCTGCTGGGCACCTGGAACATGACCCACGCCGTGGCCAACCGCTTCTTCATCCCGCAGAAGCGCGGCCGCATCGTGAACATCATCGCGCAGATCGCGCGCGGGTTCCCGGGCATGGTGCACACGGGCGCCGCGCGGGCGGGCGTCGAGAACATGACCAAGACCCTGGCGGTCGAGTGGGCCATGCACGGCGTGCGGGTGAACGCCGTGGCGCCGGGCGTCATCAAGACCAGCGGCACACGGCAGTACCCACCATCGCTGCTGGAGAACGCCATCAAGGCCTGCCCCGTGAAGCGCCTGGGCACGGGCGAGGAGGTCACGCACCTCATCACCTATCTGTGCTCCACCTACGCGGACTTCATCACGGGTCAGACGATGTACATCGACGGCGGTGCCAGCATCTGGGGCGAGCAGTGGTTCATCCCGGAGGACGTCCCGCAGTACCCGCCTTACCCCGTCCCCGAGGACTGA
- a CDS encoding serine/threonine-protein phosphatase, which translates to MNFIAAGLSDVGRHREHNEDSFCILPEHRLFIVADGMGGHRAGDVASKMATHAIASFFEATSSDDATWPFSFDPHLSVDENRLLTGIKIANRKIFDASVKHREVHGMGTTVVSILLSRDRSQTFIAHVGDSRAYRVRGGVIELMTRDHSLVNDYLMVMPDMTAEQLAELPKNVITRALGMQDSVAVDLLPDAPQPGDVYVLCSDGLNGMIDDHVINELANQAGDDMEKLVADLVREANANGGDDNITVVAVLITD; encoded by the coding sequence ATGAACTTCATCGCGGCAGGACTCTCGGACGTCGGTAGGCACCGAGAGCACAACGAGGATAGCTTTTGCATCCTTCCGGAGCATCGCCTCTTCATCGTTGCGGACGGAATGGGCGGCCACCGCGCGGGGGACGTCGCCAGCAAGATGGCGACGCACGCGATCGCGTCGTTCTTCGAGGCGACCAGCTCGGACGACGCCACCTGGCCGTTCAGCTTCGACCCGCACCTCTCGGTGGATGAGAACCGCCTGCTCACCGGCATCAAGATCGCCAATCGCAAGATCTTCGACGCGTCGGTGAAGCACCGCGAAGTGCACGGGATGGGCACCACCGTCGTCAGCATCCTGCTCAGCCGGGATCGCAGCCAGACCTTCATCGCGCACGTCGGCGACAGCCGCGCGTATCGCGTGCGCGGCGGGGTCATCGAGCTGATGACCCGCGACCACAGCCTGGTGAACGACTACCTCATGGTCATGCCCGACATGACCGCCGAGCAGCTGGCCGAGCTGCCCAAGAACGTCATCACCCGCGCGCTGGGGATGCAGGACTCGGTGGCGGTGGACCTGCTCCCCGACGCCCCCCAGCCGGGAGACGTCTACGTGCTGTGCTCCGACGGGCTGAACGGCATGATCGACGACCACGTCATCAACGAGCTCGCCAACCAGGCGGGCGATGACATGGAGAAGCTCGTCGCGGACCTGGTGCGCGAGGCGAACGCGAACGGTGGGGATGACAACATCACCGTCGTGGCCGTCCTCATCACGGACTGA
- a CDS encoding isocitrate/isopropylmalate dehydrogenase family protein, whose translation MTEHQVALIGGDGVGPEVVAVGARVLDALRETRGRPLRCESFELGAERYLRDGATFPDDVRDRLRTEFAAVLLGAVGDRRVPDNRHAHDILFGMRFGFDLYANIRPVQCLVDRLMPLARRTAGDCDFVVFRENTEGLYAGIGGTLKQGSPQEVAITEAVYTRHGVERIVRAAFDFARAARRRKVTLADKHNAMPHAHGLWLRVFREVAADYPDIEAEHLFVDALCFFVVQDPARFDVIVACNLFGDIITDLAAALQGGMGMAASANLRPGEPGHVALFEPVHGSAPDIAGKDRANPFATVLSVGMMMAHLGYPEDERLLREIVREALGSGNCTVDVGGALGTRAVGDWVVAQVRRAGG comes from the coding sequence ATGACCGAGCACCAAGTCGCGCTGATCGGCGGCGATGGCGTGGGCCCCGAGGTGGTCGCGGTGGGCGCGCGTGTGCTGGACGCGCTGCGCGAGACCCGTGGGCGACCGCTGCGCTGCGAGTCGTTCGAGCTGGGCGCGGAACGCTACCTGCGCGACGGGGCGACGTTCCCCGACGACGTCCGCGACCGCCTGCGCACCGAGTTCGCCGCCGTGCTGCTCGGCGCGGTCGGTGACCGGCGCGTGCCCGACAACCGCCACGCCCACGACATCCTGTTCGGGATGCGCTTCGGCTTCGACCTGTACGCGAACATCCGGCCCGTGCAGTGCCTGGTGGACCGCCTGATGCCCCTCGCGCGGCGCACGGCCGGAGACTGCGACTTCGTCGTGTTCCGCGAGAACACCGAGGGGCTCTACGCGGGCATCGGCGGCACCCTCAAACAGGGCAGCCCGCAGGAGGTGGCCATCACCGAGGCCGTGTACACGCGGCACGGTGTGGAGCGCATCGTGCGCGCGGCCTTCGACTTCGCGCGCGCCGCCAGGCGCCGGAAGGTGACGCTGGCCGACAAGCACAACGCCATGCCGCACGCGCACGGGCTGTGGCTGCGGGTGTTCCGCGAGGTGGCTGCGGACTACCCGGACATCGAGGCCGAGCACCTGTTCGTGGACGCGCTGTGCTTCTTCGTCGTGCAAGACCCGGCGCGCTTCGACGTCATCGTGGCCTGCAACCTGTTCGGGGACATCATCACGGACCTCGCCGCCGCGCTCCAAGGCGGGATGGGCATGGCCGCCAGCGCCAACCTGCGGCCGGGTGAGCCCGGGCACGTCGCGCTCTTCGAGCCCGTCCACGGGAGCGCGCCCGACATCGCGGGGAAGGACCGCGCGAACCCCTTCGCCACCGTCCTGTCCGTGGGGATGATGATGGCGCACCTGGGATACCCCGAGGACGAGCGGCTGCTGCGGGAGATCGTGCGCGAGGCGCTCGGCTCCGGAAACTGCACGGTGGACGTCGGGGGAGCGCTCGGCACGCGCGCCGTGGGCGACTGGGTCGTCGCGCAGGTGCGACGCGCGGGCGGCTGA
- the purL gene encoding phosphoribosylformylglycinamidine synthase — protein MLTLRGAPALSDHQTQKLFERVRAVAKGVRGVYAEYVHFVDVSAPLDDGERALLDRLLVYGPSVPRRKLDGVQLLVVPRLGTRSPWSSKATDIAHITGLASVRHLERGIRYVLKGELGEPGSAELDTTLTTVAALVHDRMTQSVLRDEAQAEALFRTDAPTPLQSVDVLGQGRAALEAANTELGLALAEDELDYLLDAFRNLGRNPNDVELMMFAQANSEHCRHKIFNADWIVDGKKQTRSLFGMIRYTHERSPDGVLSAYKDNAAVFAGNEAARFFPEPEGRVYQSTTEPVHVLIKVETHNHPTAIAPFAGAATGAGGEIRDEGATGRGGKPKAGLAGFSVSNLRLPDAVQPWEREYGKPDRIASALDIMLEGPLGSAAFSNEFGRPNLAGYFRTFEQRCAGPAGVEVRGYHKPIMIAGGYGNIRAQHVGKERIAPGAHIIVLGGPAMLIGLGGGAASSMASGQSAADLDFASVQRDNAEMERRCQEVIDRCWALGEQNPIVSIHDVGAGGLSNALPELVHDAARGATFELREVPNEEPGMSPLAIWCNESQERYVLAVSPESLPTFEALCKRERAPYAVLGQATEAEHLTVTDAHFGNTPIDLPLSVLLGKPPKMTRDVRSIATLPKPLDMSDMDLREAALRVLRLPTVADKTFLITIGDRTVTGLVARDQMVGPYQVPVADCAVTTAGFDTYVGEAMAIGERTPVALLEPAASARMAIGEAITNLMAAPIEQLSQVRLSANWMAPAGHPGQDAGLFDMVKAVGMELCPALGIAIPVGKDSMSMRTTWQDGDEAKSVTAPLSLIVTAFAPVFDARKALTPQLRRDRGDTVLVLIDLGMEQNRLGATALAQVYEQLGDEPADLDDPELLIGFFDAIQRLNRERRVLAYHDRADGGLFATLAEMAFAGGCGLDIRLDGLGGEAIPILFNEELGAVIQVRSDDLEEVLLTFASHGLNGCAHAIGKLRDDDQLHFRLNGKTVLDESRVFLRDIWSDTTHRMQALRDNPDCADEEQEARTDPTDPGMTVSVPFAPGEDVAAPFINTGVRPPMAILREQGVNGQVEMAAAFHRAGFECVDVHMSDLLSGEVSLSRFRGLAACGGFSYGDVLGAGEGWAKSILYNSRVRDEFEAFFQRRDTFALGVCNGCQMMATLREIVPGADLWPRFVQNRSQRFEARLSLVEIRRSPSLFFEGMEGARLPVAVAHGEGRAELEGHDHQLRLEDEALIAMRFVDNRGNVAHTYPANPNGSPGGIASVTTPDGRVTIMMPHPERVFRSVQHSWRPDGWGEAAPFLRMFRNARVWVG, from the coding sequence ATGCTGACGCTTCGTGGCGCGCCTGCGCTCTCCGACCACCAGACGCAGAAGCTGTTCGAGCGGGTTCGGGCCGTCGCCAAGGGCGTGCGCGGGGTCTACGCCGAGTACGTGCACTTCGTGGATGTGAGCGCGCCACTCGACGACGGTGAGCGCGCGTTGCTGGACCGGCTCCTGGTGTACGGACCCAGCGTGCCTCGACGCAAGCTCGATGGCGTGCAGCTGCTGGTGGTGCCACGGCTCGGGACGCGCTCGCCCTGGTCCAGCAAAGCGACGGACATCGCGCACATCACGGGGCTCGCGTCCGTGCGGCACCTCGAGCGCGGCATCCGCTACGTGCTCAAGGGCGAGCTCGGCGAGCCGGGTAGCGCCGAGCTGGACACCACGCTCACGACCGTCGCCGCGCTGGTGCACGACCGCATGACACAGTCCGTGCTGCGCGACGAAGCGCAGGCCGAGGCGCTGTTCCGCACCGACGCGCCCACGCCGCTGCAGTCCGTGGACGTGCTGGGCCAAGGGCGCGCCGCGCTCGAGGCAGCGAACACCGAGCTCGGGCTGGCGCTGGCCGAAGACGAGCTCGACTACCTGCTCGACGCCTTCCGCAACCTGGGGCGCAACCCGAACGACGTGGAGCTCATGATGTTCGCGCAGGCGAACTCGGAGCACTGTCGTCACAAGATCTTCAACGCCGACTGGATCGTCGACGGCAAGAAGCAGACGCGCTCCCTGTTCGGAATGATCCGCTACACGCACGAGCGCTCGCCCGACGGCGTGCTCTCCGCGTACAAGGACAACGCCGCCGTGTTCGCGGGCAACGAGGCCGCGCGCTTCTTCCCCGAGCCCGAGGGGCGCGTCTACCAGTCCACCACCGAGCCCGTGCACGTGCTCATCAAGGTGGAGACGCACAACCACCCCACCGCCATCGCCCCCTTCGCGGGCGCGGCCACAGGCGCAGGCGGCGAGATCCGCGACGAGGGCGCCACGGGCCGCGGCGGCAAGCCCAAGGCGGGCCTGGCGGGCTTCTCCGTGAGCAACCTGCGTCTGCCGGACGCGGTGCAGCCCTGGGAGCGGGAGTACGGCAAGCCCGACCGCATCGCATCGGCGCTGGACATCATGCTGGAGGGCCCGCTCGGGAGCGCGGCGTTCAGCAACGAGTTCGGGCGGCCCAACTTGGCGGGCTACTTCCGCACGTTCGAGCAGCGCTGCGCCGGCCCCGCAGGCGTCGAGGTGCGCGGCTACCACAAGCCCATCATGATCGCGGGCGGCTACGGCAACATCCGCGCGCAGCACGTGGGCAAGGAGCGCATCGCGCCGGGCGCACACATCATCGTGCTGGGCGGGCCCGCCATGCTGATCGGCCTCGGCGGCGGCGCCGCGTCGTCCATGGCCAGCGGCCAGAGCGCGGCCGACCTCGACTTCGCTTCGGTGCAGCGCGACAACGCCGAGATGGAGCGGCGCTGCCAGGAGGTCATCGACCGCTGCTGGGCGCTGGGCGAGCAGAACCCCATCGTGTCCATCCACGACGTGGGCGCGGGCGGGCTCAGCAACGCGCTGCCGGAGCTGGTGCACGACGCCGCGCGCGGGGCCACATTCGAGCTGCGCGAGGTGCCCAACGAGGAGCCGGGCATGAGCCCGCTGGCCATCTGGTGCAACGAGAGCCAAGAGCGCTACGTGCTCGCCGTTTCGCCCGAGTCGCTGCCGACGTTCGAGGCGCTCTGCAAGCGGGAGCGCGCGCCCTACGCCGTGCTGGGGCAGGCCACCGAGGCCGAGCACCTGACGGTCACCGACGCGCACTTCGGCAACACGCCGATCGACCTGCCCTTGTCCGTGCTGCTGGGCAAGCCGCCCAAGATGACGCGCGACGTGCGCAGCATCGCCACGCTGCCGAAGCCGCTCGACATGAGCGACATGGACCTGCGTGAGGCCGCCCTGCGCGTCCTGCGTCTGCCCACGGTGGCGGACAAGACCTTCCTGATCACCATCGGGGACCGCACCGTGACGGGCCTCGTCGCGCGCGATCAGATGGTGGGCCCCTACCAGGTGCCCGTCGCGGACTGCGCCGTCACCACCGCCGGCTTCGACACCTACGTGGGCGAGGCCATGGCCATCGGCGAGCGCACGCCCGTCGCGCTGCTGGAGCCCGCCGCGTCGGCGCGCATGGCCATCGGTGAGGCCATCACGAACCTGATGGCCGCCCCCATCGAGCAGCTCTCGCAGGTGCGCCTGAGCGCGAACTGGATGGCGCCCGCGGGCCACCCCGGCCAGGACGCCGGCCTGTTCGACATGGTCAAGGCCGTGGGCATGGAGCTGTGCCCCGCGCTCGGCATCGCCATCCCGGTGGGCAAGGACAGCATGTCCATGCGCACCACGTGGCAAGACGGCGACGAGGCCAAGAGCGTCACCGCGCCCCTCTCGCTGATCGTCACGGCGTTCGCGCCCGTGTTCGACGCGCGCAAGGCGCTCACACCCCAGCTGCGCCGCGACCGCGGCGACACCGTGCTGGTGCTGATCGACCTCGGCATGGAGCAGAACCGGCTGGGCGCGACGGCGCTCGCGCAGGTGTACGAGCAGCTCGGAGACGAGCCGGCCGACCTGGACGACCCGGAGCTGCTGATCGGCTTCTTCGACGCGATCCAGCGGCTGAACCGCGAGCGCCGCGTGTTGGCCTACCACGACCGCGCCGACGGTGGCCTCTTCGCCACGCTGGCCGAGATGGCGTTCGCGGGCGGCTGCGGGCTCGACATCCGGCTGGACGGGCTCGGCGGCGAGGCCATCCCGATCCTCTTCAACGAGGAGCTGGGCGCGGTCATCCAGGTGCGCAGCGACGACCTCGAGGAGGTCCTGCTCACCTTCGCGTCTCACGGCCTGAACGGCTGCGCCCACGCCATCGGCAAGCTGCGCGACGACGACCAGCTGCACTTCCGCCTGAACGGCAAGACGGTGCTCGACGAGTCGCGCGTGTTCCTGCGCGACATCTGGAGCGACACCACACACCGCATGCAGGCGCTGCGCGACAACCCGGACTGCGCCGACGAGGAGCAGGAGGCGCGCACGGACCCGACCGACCCGGGCATGACGGTCAGCGTGCCGTTCGCGCCCGGCGAAGACGTCGCGGCCCCGTTCATCAACACCGGCGTACGCCCCCCCATGGCCATCCTGCGCGAGCAGGGCGTCAACGGGCAGGTCGAGATGGCCGCGGCCTTCCACCGCGCAGGCTTCGAGTGCGTGGACGTGCACATGAGCGACCTGCTCTCGGGCGAGGTCTCACTCTCGCGCTTCCGTGGGCTCGCGGCCTGCGGCGGGTTCAGCTACGGCGACGTGCTGGGGGCCGGCGAGGGCTGGGCCAAGAGCATCCTCTACAACAGCCGCGTGCGCGACGAGTTCGAGGCGTTCTTCCAGCGCCGCGACACCTTCGCGCTGGGCGTGTGCAACGGCTGCCAGATGATGGCCACGCTGCGCGAGATCGTGCCCGGCGCCGACCTCTGGCCGCGCTTCGTCCAGAACCGCTCGCAGCGCTTCGAGGCGCGCCTGAGCCTGGTGGAGATCCGCCGCTCGCCGAGCCTCTTCTTCGAGGGCATGGAGGGCGCCCGTCTCCCGGTCGCCGTGGCTCACGGTGAGGGCCGCGCCGAGCTCGAGGGGCACGATCACCAGCTGCGCCTGGAAGACGAGGCGCTGATCGCCATGCGCTTCGTGGACAACCGCGGCAACGTCGCCCACACGTACCCCGCGAACCCGAACGGCTCGCCCGGGGGCATCGCCAGCGTGACCACGCCCGACGGGCGCGTGACCATCATGATGCCGCACCCCGAGCGCGTGTTCCGCAGCGTCCAGCACAGCTGGCGCCCAGACGGCTGGGGCGAGGCCGCGCCGTTCCTGCGCATGTTCCGCAACGCGCGCGTCTGGGTGGGCTGA
- a CDS encoding tellurite resistance TerB family protein: MEIDKSQAVAIAAFNRFDEDVSDPVLRAVSAAYCLIACADGQLEDSELAEYVRVAQGDARFERLDKSKLEHALRSFGEALQTDVAAGRARALAMAAEAASDEATCDLVLQAAKLAMQANDKVSKSEVDALRSLCTALGVNPRQHVPED, from the coding sequence ATGGAGATCGACAAGAGCCAAGCCGTCGCCATCGCCGCCTTCAACCGCTTCGACGAGGACGTGAGCGACCCCGTCCTGCGCGCCGTCAGCGCCGCCTACTGCCTGATCGCCTGCGCCGACGGGCAGCTCGAGGACAGCGAGCTAGCCGAGTACGTGCGCGTGGCGCAGGGCGACGCCCGCTTCGAGCGCCTGGACAAGAGCAAGCTCGAGCACGCGCTGCGCTCGTTCGGAGAGGCGCTCCAGACGGACGTGGCCGCGGGTCGCGCGCGCGCGCTCGCGATGGCGGCCGAGGCCGCCTCCGACGAGGCCACCTGCGACCTGGTGCTGCAAGCCGCCAAGCTGGCCATGCAGGCCAACGACAAGGTCTCGAAGAGCGAGGTCGACGCGCTCCGCAGCCTGTGCACCGCGCTGGGGGTCAACCCGCGCCAGCACGTCCCCGAGGATTGA
- a CDS encoding thymidine kinase, translated as MASLYFYYSAMNAGKSTTLLQSAYNYQERGMRCLLFAPRIDGRYGEGKITSRIGLQADARIFEHDEDLFVAVRDDAARGPLHCVLVDEAQFLTKAQVLQLCVVADELDIPVLCYGLRTDFRGEPFEGSQYLLAWADRLEEIKTICRSGRKATFNARLEADGTRVVSGAQIDVGHHYEALSRGEFGLAEVQGYAVPRELGGAPPSARGRADEH; from the coding sequence ATGGCCAGCCTCTACTTCTACTACTCGGCGATGAATGCCGGGAAGAGCACCACACTCTTGCAGTCTGCCTACAACTACCAGGAGCGGGGCATGCGCTGCCTGCTGTTCGCCCCTCGCATCGACGGGCGCTACGGCGAGGGCAAGATCACGTCGCGCATCGGGCTGCAGGCGGACGCGCGCATCTTCGAGCACGACGAAGACCTCTTCGTGGCCGTGCGTGACGACGCGGCGCGTGGGCCGTTGCACTGCGTCCTCGTGGACGAGGCCCAGTTCCTCACCAAGGCACAGGTGCTCCAGCTGTGCGTCGTCGCGGACGAGCTGGACATCCCCGTGCTGTGTTACGGGCTCCGCACCGACTTCCGCGGCGAGCCCTTCGAGGGCAGCCAGTACCTGCTGGCGTGGGCCGACCGTCTCGAGGAGATCAAGACCATCTGTCGCTCGGGGCGCAAGGCCACCTTCAACGCGCGCCTCGAGGCCGACGGAACGCGCGTCGTGTCGGGCGCGCAGATCGACGTGGGCCACCACTACGAGGCGCTCAGCCGCGGCGAGTTCGGGCTGGCCGAGGTGCAGGGCTACGCGGTGCCACGTGAGCTCGGAGGCGCGCCGCCCAGCGCACGTGGACGCGCTGACGAGCACTGA
- a CDS encoding GMC family oxidoreductase: MTYDYIIIGSGFGGSVSAHRLTQKGYRVLVLEKGKRFTKADFPKDNRDLKRWMWKPSLGLHGIFQMSFFDHVTVMHGVGVGGGSLTYANTLPTPQDAFFTSSSWSHLADWKAELTPHYATAKRMLGATPYPGVTHPDKVMLEIAQDLGREAHYGPTEVAVFFGEPGKKVPDPFFDGDGPERVGCTECGACMTGCRVGAKNTLDQNYLYLAEKHGAVVRPEREVLAVRPKAGGGYRVETIPSIEKGPAEVFEAPNVIFSGGVMGTIPLLLAMQEDPKGLPKLSKRLGSAVRTNSEALFGVVAPDLDENLAAGVAITSILHTDDHSHIEPVRYGHGSDFFRWMVLPHAPGKNFVTRLAGALKQFAERPGFARRAYTLPREEFAEKTATLLFMRTLDGTLSLKFGRSMINGFQRALVSVLDDPADAPQAFMDDATDLARRFAEKVQGIAVSMFSETVLGSPSTAHILGGACMGRDASEGVIDAQHRVFGYEGLYVIDGSAVSANPGVNPSLTITALAERAMSFIPARAEVAAAE, from the coding sequence ATGACCTACGACTACATCATCATCGGCTCAGGCTTCGGCGGCAGCGTCTCGGCGCATCGGCTCACGCAGAAGGGCTATCGCGTGCTCGTCCTCGAGAAGGGCAAGCGCTTCACCAAGGCGGACTTCCCCAAGGACAACCGCGACCTCAAGCGCTGGATGTGGAAGCCCTCACTGGGGTTGCACGGCATCTTCCAGATGTCGTTCTTCGACCACGTGACCGTCATGCACGGCGTGGGCGTGGGCGGCGGGTCCTTGACCTACGCCAACACGCTGCCGACACCGCAGGACGCGTTCTTCACGTCGTCCTCGTGGTCGCACCTGGCCGACTGGAAGGCGGAGCTGACGCCCCACTACGCGACGGCCAAGCGCATGCTGGGGGCGACGCCCTACCCCGGCGTGACCCACCCCGACAAGGTCATGCTGGAGATCGCGCAGGACCTCGGCCGCGAGGCGCACTACGGCCCTACCGAGGTGGCGGTGTTCTTCGGGGAGCCCGGCAAGAAGGTGCCGGACCCGTTCTTCGACGGCGACGGGCCCGAGCGCGTGGGCTGCACGGAGTGCGGCGCCTGCATGACGGGCTGCCGCGTGGGGGCGAAGAACACCCTGGACCAGAACTACCTGTACCTGGCAGAGAAGCACGGCGCGGTGGTGCGCCCGGAGCGCGAAGTGCTGGCCGTGCGCCCCAAGGCGGGCGGTGGCTACCGGGTCGAGACCATCCCCTCGATCGAGAAGGGCCCGGCCGAGGTGTTCGAAGCGCCGAACGTCATCTTCTCGGGCGGCGTGATGGGCACCATCCCGCTCCTGCTGGCCATGCAGGAGGACCCGAAGGGCCTCCCCAAGCTCTCCAAGCGCCTGGGGTCCGCCGTGCGCACCAACAGCGAGGCGCTGTTCGGGGTGGTCGCCCCAGACCTGGACGAGAACCTGGCGGCGGGTGTCGCTATCACGTCCATCCTGCACACCGACGACCACAGCCACATCGAGCCGGTGCGCTATGGCCACGGCAGCGACTTCTTCCGCTGGATGGTGCTGCCGCACGCGCCGGGCAAGAACTTCGTCACGCGGCTGGCCGGCGCGCTCAAGCAGTTCGCCGAGCGTCCCGGCTTCGCCCGCCGCGCCTACACGCTGCCGCGCGAGGAGTTCGCCGAGAAGACCGCCACGCTGCTGTTCATGCGCACCCTCGACGGAACACTCTCGCTCAAGTTCGGGCGCAGCATGATCAACGGCTTCCAGCGCGCGCTGGTGAGCGTGCTGGACGACCCGGCCGACGCTCCGCAGGCGTTCATGGACGACGCGACCGACCTGGCGCGGCGCTTCGCGGAGAAGGTGCAGGGCATCGCCGTCAGCATGTTCAGCGAGACCGTGCTGGGCTCGCCCTCCACGGCGCACATCCTCGGGGGCGCGTGCATGGGGCGCGACGCCAGCGAGGGGGTCATCGACGCGCAGCACCGCGTGTTCGGCTACGAGGGGCTGTACGTCATCGATGGGTCCGCCGTGTCGGCCAATCCCGGCGTGAACCCGTCGCTGACCATCACGGCGCTGGCCGAGCGGGCGATGAGCTTCATCCCAGCTCGCGCGGAGGTGGCGGCCGCCGAGTGA